The genome window ATGCCGGGATAGGCCCCGATGTGCCGGTACTGGAGATCGGTCCCGGAACAGGCCAGGCAACAGATCCGATCCTGGATACCGGCTGCGATTATCATGCGATCGAGCTGGGCGAACACCTGTATGAGAAAATGAAGGAAAAATACGGCAGCCGTTCCAACTTCCATATCGTGAATGATGATTTCATCACCCATGATTACGGAACACAGAAGTTTGATATGATCTATTCCGCGGCAACGATCCAGTGGATCCCGGAAGCTGTTGCCTTCTCAAAAACCTTTGACCTGCTGAAGCCGGGCGGAACACTCGCGATGATGCTGACCAGCGATGATTACAGGACTCCGAACGAAGCATTGTATAACCGGATTCAGGAAGTCTATGCCAATTATTTCAAGCCGGAAGCACGCTATACAGAAATGCATGCTCCCTTCTCCTACACCAACGCCCCCGCTTACGGCTATGTGGATTTTGAACGGCGTGAATATTATGGAAAACGCGTCTTTACCGCGGATGAATACGTTTCATACTGCGGAACCCACTGCACTTCCCTCGTGATCCCGGAACC of Aristaeella lactis contains these proteins:
- a CDS encoding class I SAM-dependent methyltransferase, whose protein sequence is MEYRKVFDKIPDQFDKFRPRYSAELFADLISYAGIGPDVPVLEIGPGTGQATDPILDTGCDYHAIELGEHLYEKMKEKYGSRSNFHIVNDDFITHDYGTQKFDMIYSAATIQWIPEAVAFSKTFDLLKPGGTLAMMLTSDDYRTPNEALYNRIQEVYANYFKPEARYTEMHAPFSYTNAPAYGYVDFERREYYGKRVFTADEYVSYCGTHCTSLVIPEPYKSLFFNGLKEAVLDAGNRIVFNDTYVLYLAKKPQETV